In a single window of the Tigriopus californicus strain San Diego chromosome 2, Tcal_SD_v2.1, whole genome shotgun sequence genome:
- the LOC131893431 gene encoding protein disulfide-isomerase A5-like: MKLQTLLLWTFWVWISWALVEGKKVKSKSLVEAIDDHKEFKKLLRTKNNVLVAFLNDPKSGREDLTKLLDDVAEAIKGIGTIATVDCQEGNGKKLCKKLKVNQSVLKHYQNGEFHLDYDRKERLQTMVNFMKDPKGDLPWEEDDSARDVVHILDVASFNKLLKKEKDKDLLVMFHAPWCGFCKRMKPDFQEAATEIKGSQGRLVAVDITKPGNNGLSRKYNVTGFPTLLYFKNGAMKYTYPGENKKKSIVDFMTNPSPDEPVKVKELAWSDEPSNVIHLTDATFDQVLAEEASLLVMFYAPWCGHCKRMKPQFTAASSALKLAGIAGKLAAVDCTVERELASRFEVKGYPSVKYFKDGALAFEAGHVREENDIVAFMKDPREPPPPPPPEKPWSEEESEVHHLDTETFKPFLKKKKHVLVFFYAPWCGHCKKAKPEFTDAAAEFADNVKVEFVAVDCTIERSLCSTYEIKGYPTLKYFKYFDKQPVLDYDGGRTQADFVRFMKDPDSPAHGKPPPPPSPKEQWSGIEGGDHVLILTAENFKSDLEKVGHALVMFHAPWCGHCKNMKPDFAAAAKELETNNNLALGAVDATIEGSLAKQFDVRGYPTLKYFRRGVVAEQEYEGGRRKSDFLAFLKGKVSKDEL; the protein is encoded by the exons ATGAAATTGCAG ACTTTGCTCCTATGGACCTTCTGGGTATGGATCTCTTGGGCTTTGGTCGAAGGCAAGAAAGTCAAGAGCAAATCTTTGGTGGAAGCCATTGATGATCATAAGGAGTTTAAGAAGTTACTCAGGACCAAAAATAACGTATTGGTGGCCTTTTTGAACGACCCCAAATCCGGCCGTGAAGACCTGACCAAACTATTGGACGACGTAGCCGAAGCCATTAAAGGCATTGGCACGATTGCCACCGTGGATTGTCAAGAAGGGAACGGTAAAAAGCTGTGCAAAAAACTCAAAGTGAACCAGTCCGTTCTAAAGCACTATCAAAATGGGGAGTTCCATTTGGATTACGATCGAAAAGAACGCCTGCAGACCATG GTCAATTTCATGAAAGACCCCAAAGGGGATTTACCTTGGGAGGAGGATGATTCCGCCCGAGATGTGGTCCATATTCTTGATGTGGCCAGCTTCAACAAACTtcttaagaaagaaaaagacaaggaTCTCCTGGTCATG TTTCATGCCCCTTGGTGCGGCTTTTGTAAGCGGATGAAGCCGGATTTCCAAGAAGCAGCCACTGAGATCAAAGGCTCTCAAGGTCGTTTAGTGGCCGTTGACATCACCAAACCCGGGAACAATGGGCTTAGCCGTAAATACAATGTCACCGGCTTCCCCACTTTGCTGTACTTTAAAAACGGAGCCATGAAGTACACATATCCCGgggagaacaagaaaaagtcCATCGTGGATTTCATGACCAATCCGAGCCCTGACGAGCCCGTCAAGGTGAAAGAACTAGCTTGGAGTGACGAACCCTCGAATGTGATTCATTTGACCGATGCCACCTTCGACCAAGTCTTGGCTGAAGAAGCCAGTCTCTTAGTTATGTTCTATGCCCCCTGGTGCGGACATTGCAAACGAATGAAGCCACAATTCACGGCTGCCTCTAGCGCTTTGAAGTTGGCTGGCATTGCGGGGAAATTAGCTGCGGTGGATTGTACGGTCGAGCGAGAACTTGCCTCACGGTTCGAAGTCAAGGGATACCCCagtgtcaaatatttcaaggatGGAGCTTTGGCCTTTGAAGCCGGTCATGTTCGAGAAGAGAATGACATTGTGGCATTCATGAAGGATCCACGGGAACCACCCCCACCTCCCCCTCCAGAAAAGCCCTGGTCCGAAGAGGAATCCGAAGTTCATCATTTGGACACGGAAACcttcaaaccatttttgaagaagaaaaaacat GTTTTAGTGTTTTTCTATGCCCCGTGGTGCGGGCATTGTAAAAAAGCCAAACCCGAATTTACAGACGCGGCAGCCGAATTCGCTGACAACGTCAAGGTCGAATTCGTGGCCGTGGATTGCACAATAGAACGATCCTTGTGTTCGACCTACGAAATCAAAGGTTACCCCACTCTCAAGTACTTCAAATACTTCGACAAGCAACCGGTCTTGGACTACGATGGGGGTCGAACCCAAGCTGATTTTGTACGTTTCATGAAGGATCCGGACAGCCCCGCCCATGGCAAGCCTCCGCCCCCTCCCAGTCCCAAAGAGCAGTGGTCTGGGATAGAAGGAGGTGATCATGTTCTGATTTTAACCGCTGAGAACTTCAAATCCGATTTGGAGAAGGTGGGCCATGCCTTGGTCATGTTCCATGCCCCCTGGTGTGGCCACTGCAAGAACATGAAGCCGGATTTTGCTGCTGCCGCCAAGGAGCTCGAGACGAATAACAATCTGGCCTTGGGAGCTGTTGACGCCACCATAGAAGGTTCACTGGCCAAGCAATTCGATGTTCGAGGTTATCCtaccttgaaatattttcggAGGGGAGTTGTGGCAGAGCAAGAGTACGAAGGTGGCAGACGGAAATCGGACTTCCTGGCGTTTTTAAAAGGAAAGGTCTCCAAAGACGAGCTTTGA
- the LOC131893428 gene encoding protein zyg-11 homolog B-like — MFDSSVMSRTASSSLVDNPDSLQTSCLDYICQNLEAIAVVASDEAALLSSQASPPTAWSASGTLGGGSPSLSLAVEPSEHTKPSPPSSGWTRPYTRSQATLEGRQSAAGLARPSRAGGPSQALLSFGSPDMFIHTDLSEQLLARICERGRMTDEVMNLFQSCQTRLRKVQLTEASKLTTRSLRVLRGHQITHLTTIGLSKATVTDLIGCLGDWTLQNLQALNVAKSTFVDHCKITVVVALSKLQHLHTLNVSSTEFTKTSLEMIVDDLPRLEHLDISCTKVSDISCLRKCKHRLKSLSLYGLRFPPESSALADVLEVLQDLSELRHLDVSENPESDTVLQLFTSQVSIRAERIVESSQSWPNLISLDISGNNNISDHVLQEFLTSHKHTLRFLGLALSDTCKLDLLTSPDHPTYNANLTVTGSGNEAQVLEALRRYKTRPCYVQKSLYHLFRLTQNYSTPRRDMIEVVTGCARTYKTVFNIQMAATACLFNLTKGDLGKILHPRILSDTVNVNLNAMEEFPQHQQLQKNVLLTICSDRILQDVSFDHFRCAKLVMDCLCKWQDLSMNRMSVAICSILAAKISTKETSELGSHANYMEKLLQMVKERLESMEIDIILKFTLSALWNLTDESPKTCSVFLQEGGMDLFLQVLDAFPGEISIETKVLGLLNNIAEVKELRFNLMVDSFINLLSKLMHSKHIDVSYFAAGIVAYLASSGPWTATTMSKEEMTEDLCHVVSSWKTPKDEMVAYRSFKPFFPLMSVDQSYAVQLWATWAVHHVCTKNPRRYCSMLKEQGGSEVILDLLKSADPQTRVHALAERIIRELVIKGCMPLSVFANGELPNHRGDEDQGDDPAQDFFMAEEDILALSGL; from the exons ATGTTCGACTCGTCCGTGATGAGTCGGACGGCCTCCTCGTCCTTGGTCGACAACCCGGATTCGCTCCAGACCTCTTGTTTGGACTACATCTGCCAGAACTTGGAGGCCATCGCCGTGGTGGCCTCGGACGAGGCCGCTCTCCTCAGTAGTCAGGCCTCGCCTCCGACCGCCTGGTCGGCCTCGGGCACTTTGGGCGGCGGCAGCCCCTCCTTATCCTTGGCCGTGGAGCCCTCCGAACACACCAAACCTAGTCCACCGAGTTCGGGCTGGACCCGCCCTTACACGCGCTCTCAAGCCACGCTCGAGGGCCGTCAGTCGGCTGCCGGCTTGGCCCGCCCGAGTCGGGCCGGTGGCCCGTCCCAAGCGTTGTTGAGCTTCGGCTCGCCGGATATGTTCATTCACACGGATCTGTCGGAGCAGTTGTTGGCTCGGATCTGCGAGCGCGGTCGGATGACCGACGAGGTCATGAATCTGTTTCAGTCTTGTCAGACCCGCCTGCGGAAAGTCCAATTGACCGAGGCCTCGAAGTTGACCACGCGGAGTTTGCGCGTATTGCGGGGTCATCAGATCACGCACTTGACCACGATCGGTCTGTCCAAGGCCACGGTGACGGATTTGATCGGGTGCCTGGGCGATTGGaccttgcaaaatttgcaggcCTTGAATGTGGCCAAGTCGACGTTCGTGGATCATTGCAAGATCACGGTCGTGGTGGCTCTGTCCAAGCTCCAACATTTGCACACCTTGAACGTGTCCAGCACGGAGTTCACCAAGACCAGTCTGGAGATGATCGTAGATGACCTCCCGCGACTCGAGCACTTGGACATTTCGTGCACCAAAGTCAGTGATATCTCGTGTCTGCGCAAGTGCAAGCATCGTCTCAAAAGTCTTTCGTTGTACGGACTCCGATTTCCGCCCGAGAGTTCGGCCTTGGCCGATGTGTTGGAGGTGCTCCAGGATCTGTCCGAGTTGCGCCATTTGGATGTGTCTGAAAACCCGGAGAGTGACACGGTTCTCCAGCTCTTTACCTCCCAAGTATCCATTCGGGCCGAGCGGATCGTGGAGAGCAGTCAGAGTTGGCCCAATCTTATTTCGCTCGATATCTCGG gcaATAACAATATTAGTGATCATGTGCTCCAAGAGTTCTTGACCAGTCACAAGCACACGTTGCGATTCTTGGGCTTGGCCTTGAGTGATACTTGCAAGTTGGACTTGCTGACCAGCCCCGATCATCCGACCTACAACGCCAATCTCACCGTCACAGGGAGTGGAAATGAGGCCCAGGTCCTCGAAGCTTTACGTCGCTACAAGACACGCCCGTGTTATGTCCAGAAGTCTTTGTATCATCTATTCCGGTTAACTCAGAACTACTCCACGCCCCGACGAGACATGATTGAG GTGGTGACCGGATGTGCTCGAACGTACAAAACTGTGTTCAACATTCAAATGGCCGCCACGGCTTGTCTGTTCAACTTGACCAAAGGCGATTTGGGCAAGATTCTGCATCCGAGGATCCTCTCCGACACGGTGAACGTCAATTTGAACGCCATGGAGGAGTTCCCTCAACACCAACAGCTCCAGAAGAACGTCCTGCTCACGATCTGCAGCGATCGAATCCTCCAAGACGTCTCGTTTGACCATTTCCGTTGTGCCAAGCTTGTCATGGATTGTCTATGTAAATGGCAAGATCTATCTATGAACCGCATGAGCGTGGCCATCTGTTCAATCCTAG CCGCCAAGATCTCGACCAAAGAGACTTCCGAGTTGGGTTCACATGCCAATTACATGGAGAAGCTTCTACAAATGGTCAAGGAACGTCTTGAGAGCATGGAGATCGACATCATCCTCAAGTTCACCCTCTCAGCTTTGTGGAATCTCACGGACGAATCACCCAAAACCTGCTCCGTGTTCCTCCAAGAAGGCGGTATGGACTTGTTCCTCCAAGTTTTGGATGCTTTTCCCGGTGAGATCTCCATCGAGACCAAAGTTTTGGGTCTCCTCAACAACATTGCTGAGGTCAAAGAACTTCGATTCAACCTGATGGTCGATTCGTTTATCAACCTTTTGAG TAAGTTAATGCACTCAAAGCACATTGATGTCAGCTATTTTGCGGCCGGGATCGTGGCCTATCTGGCCAGCTCAGGTCCGTGGACTGCCACGACTATGTCCAAGGAGGAGATGACTGAAGATTTG TGTCACGTGGTGTCCAGTTGGAAAACGCCCAAGGATGAAATGGTGGCCTATCGGTCGTTCAAACCCTTCTTCCCCCTTATGTCAGTGGATCAATCATACGCTGTCCAACTTTGGGCCACCTGGGCGGTTCACCATGTCTGCACCAAAAATC CACGACGTTATTGCTCTATGCTGAAGGAACAGGGTGGTTCGGAAGTGATCTTGGACCTTCTGAAGTCCGCCGATCCTCAGACCCGCGTTCACGCTCTGGCCGAGCGGATTATTCGAGAACTTGTCATCAAGGGATGCATGCCATTGAGTGTGTTTGCCAATGGAGAGTTGCCCAACCATCGAGGGGACGAGGATCAAGGCGATGACCCCGCCCAGGACTTCTTCATGGCCGAGGAAGATATTCTCGCCCTCTCGGGTCTCTGA
- the LOC131893453 gene encoding protein limb expression 1 homolog: MLMNNGPWSPEHIYQEIAGYSTTKHRVNVVEELQEFWQLKQAKGADLKNGALVIYESVPSSSPPYVCYVTLPGGSCFASYGNCPTKAEARRSAARIALMNSIFNEQPTRKITQDFIAKAVHDACSNYGTIGETPSPGVAAFRFMLESNLGKTMLEFQELMTVFQLLHWNGSLKAMRERQCSRQEVVEHYSHRPLDDDMRSQMALDWIAREQEIPGIISRELNLSERELEEARLAGKELRFPKEKKDILMLANSQVGDPYD, encoded by the exons ATGCTAATGAATAATGGGCCTTGGAGCCCTGAGCACATTTACCAAGAGATTGCAGGGTATTCTACCACCAAACACCGCG TGAACGTGGTAGAGGAGTTGCAAGAGTTCTGGCAATTGAAGCAAGCCAAGGGAGCAGATCTCAAGAATGGTGCATTGGTCATCTACGAATCCGTGCCCAG TTCAAGTCCACCTTATGTCTGCTATGTCACTTTGCCCGGAGGCTCGTGCTTTGCCAGCTACGGA AATTGCCCGACCAAGGCCGAAGCTCGCCGGAGTGCCGCTCGCATCGCCCTAATGAATTCTATTTTCAATGAACAGCCAACGAGAAAGATCACACAAGACTTCATTGCCAAAGCTGTTCACGATGCCTGTAGCAATTATGGG ACTATTGGAGAGACACCGAGTCCGGGAGTGGCAGCCTTTCGATTCATGCTCGAGTCCAACTTGGGCAAGACCATGCTCGAGTTCCAGGAGCTCATGACCGTGTTCCAATTGTTGCATTGGAACGGCTCACTCAAGGCGATGCGCGAGCGACAGTGTTCAAGACAAGAGGTGGTGGAGCATTACTCTCATCGGCCTTTGGACGACGATATGCGCTCGCAAATGGCCTTGGACTGGATCGCTCGAGAGCAGGAGATCCCCGGGATCATTTCCCGAGAACTCAACTTGTCGGAACGAGAATTGGAAGAGGCTCGATTGGCGGGCAAAGAGCTCAGATTTcccaaggagaagaaagacaTCCTGATGTTGGCCAATTCACAAGTGGGCGATCCCTATGATTGA
- the LOC131893427 gene encoding glutamate receptor 1-like, producing MMWNPNKAAITVLVMISGFNIEPTYAEDIPVGTILSLWEDYKEVFTAMQFALEQQHNQTNKLFQFKLFADNIKTVDAYKLTRIICRQFERGIFALMGTVDPESFDTLHSYANAFEMPFVTPWFPESVYHAPRDHKQDFAIQIRPEYHEGLVELITYYKWEKIIYVYCDFDGLLRLQRIYKDIPKDAYGTFQFRVEIVRKISTAKEAIEFLLELEKINRNSYKRVVLDCPATIAKSILVSHVQNIHLGRRNFHYLMSGLVLDDHWDSGVAEYGAINVTGFRLINPKADFAKQFLETWKSLDPAKYPTTDGISAIGALSYDAVSVLESAFTTLLQQNPNMFRHNLRRGEIFNKRQKGLVACDMSGDERQKPWEHGATIYKALRNVDIQGLSGRIRFNDEGKRHNYSLDVVEMTPGSTLIKIGTWSDLEGLEVAVDQFRHRGHISRMKNVNNKTYIMTTIIEEPYIMVKQNVHGEPLLTGNDRFEGYCKDLADLISKAANVHFEIHPVKDGKYGSPDPTAPGGWNGMIGELVRKEADIAIAPLTINSQRERVADFTKPFMSLGISIMIKKPAKQRPGVFSFMNPLSQEIWMCVVSAYIGVSIVLFLVSRFSPNEWKIEGTLGGTTVENSFSVMNSFWFVLGAFMQQGTDITPRSLSGRLVGGAWWFFSLILISSYTANLAAFLTVERMVTPINSADDLSLQTEIEYGALSGGSTVSFFKNSKISVYARMWEFMSSRPYVLTNTTAEGIQRVRDSKGKYAYLIESTGNEYTNERYPCDTMKVGKNLDAKGYGIATAKGSGLQDPINFAVLTLKENGELAKLKNKWWYENTECQHDTEKTKKNELPLSNVAGIFFILVGGLIIAMCVALFEFCYNSKKEAKRAKTTLSDAMKGKARLALSGGRDLDSIRFYGDSSAL from the exons ATGATGTGGAACCCTAACAAGGCCGCGATAACTGTCTTGGTTATGATTAGTGGTTTTAACATCGAACCCACCTATGCCGAAGACATTCCAGTGGGCACGATCTTGAGCCTTTGGGAAGACTATAAAGAAGTGTTCACCGCCATGCAGTTCGCTTTGGAACAACAGCACAATCAAACCAAcaaattgttccaattcaAACTATTCGCTGACAACATCAAAACAGTGGATGCTTACAAGCTGACCAGGATCATATGTCGACAG TTTGAGAGAGGGATCTTTGCTCTGATGGGGACAGTAGATCCTGAATCATTTGACACGTTGCATTCGTACGCGAATGCATTCGAAATGCCGTTTGTCACCCCATGGTTTCCAGAATCCGTTTATCACGCTCCTCGCGACCATAAACAAGATTTTGCCATTCAAATCCGACCCGAGTATCATGAAGGCCTGGTAGAGCTCATCACATATTATAAATGGGAAAAGATCATATACGTCTATTG CGATTTTGATGGACTTCTGAGGTTACAAAGAATCTACAAGGACATTCCAAAGGATGCCTATGGCACTTTTCAGTTCAGAGTGGAGATAGTTCGGAAGATCAGTACAGCCAAAGAAGCTATCGAGTTCCTCTTAGAACTCGAGAAAATCAATAGAAACTCCTACAAACGAGTGGTCTTGGATTGTCCGGCCACAATTGCCAAG AGTATTTTGGTTAGCCATGTGCAGAATATTCATCTGGGAAGAAGGAACTTTCACTATCTAATGTCTGGTTTGGTCCTGGATGATCACTGGGATAGTGGTGTGGCAGAATATGGAGCAATTAACGTTACTG GTTTCCGTTTGATCAATCCCAAGGCAGATTTTGCCAAACAGTTCCTGGAAACGTGGAAATCATTGGATCCAGCCAAATATCCCACCACAGATGGGATTTCGGCTATAGGAGCTCTATCGTATGACGCAGTGAGCGTCCTTGAATCTGCCTTCACCACACTATTGCAACAAAACCCAAACATGTTCCGTCACAATTTGCGACGTGGCGAGATCTtcaacaaaagacaaaaaggccTGGTCGCTTGTGACATGTCCGGAGACGAAAGACAGAAACCTTGGGAACATGGAGCTACCATCTACAAAGCTTTGAGAAATGTCgatattcaaggattaagCGGAAGGATCAG GTTCAATGACGAGGGTAAGCGGCATAATTACTCTTTGGACGTGGTTGAGATGACTCCAGGGAGTACTCTGATCAAGATCGGCACGTGGAGTGATCTAGAGGGTCTTGAGGTGGCCGTAGATCAATTCAGGCACAGAGGTCACATATCGAGGATGAAAAACGTCAA CAATAAAACCTACATCATGACAACCATCATTGAAGAGCCATATATCATGGTGAAACAAAACGTCCATGGCGAGCCTCTTTTGACTGGGAATGACCGGTTCGAAGGCTACTGCAAAGACTTGGCGGATCTCATATCTAAGGCAGCCAATGTACATTTCGAGATCCATCCCGTGAAAGACGGAAAATACGGAAGTCCCGATCCCACAGCTCCAG gaggATGGAATGGAATGATCGGAGAGTTGGTGCGGAAAGAAGCTGACATTGCCATTGCGCCTTTGACGATCAATTCCCAACGAGAAAGGGTGGCCGACTTTACGAAACCGTTCATGTCATTGGGAATCTCAATTATGATCAAAAAACCTGCCAAACAAAGGCCGGGCGTCTTCTCCTTCATGAACCCATTGAGTCAGGAGATTTGGATGTGCGTTGTCTCCGCCTACATTGGAGTTAGCATCGTCCTCTTCTTGGTCTCAAGATTCTCTCCAAATGAGTGGAAGATCGAAGGGACGTTGGGGGGAACCACAGTGGAGAATTCGTTCTCAGTCATGAACAGCTTTTGGTTCGTCTTGGGCGCGTTCATGCAACAAGGAACAGACATCACCCCTAGGTCTTTGAGTGGACGCCTGGTGGGTGGTGCTTGGTGGTTCTTTTCCCTGATTCTGATCTCGAGTTACACTGCCAATTTGGCAGCCTTCCTGACGGTTGAAAGAATG GTTACACCTATCAATTCGGCGGACGACTTATCTCTGCAAACCGAGATCGAGTATGGGGCTCTCTCAGGAGGGTCGACTGTGAGCTTCTTTAAGAATTCGAAGATCTCTGTGTATGCTAGGATGTGGGAGTTCATGTCGTCCAGACCGTATGTCCTCACAAACACCACCGCCGAAGGTATCCAACGGGTTCGAGATTCTAAGGGTAAATACGCCTATCTCATAGAGTCCACCGGCAATGAATACACAAATGAGCGGTATCCCTGCGATACCATGAAGGTCGGCAAAAATTTGGACGCCAAAGGCTATGGGATTGCTACAGCCAAAGGCTCTGGTTTACAAG ATCCCATCAACTTTGCAGTCTTAACCCTTAAGGAGAATGGCGAATTGGCCAAGCTGAAGAACAAATGGTGGTACGAGAACACGGAGTGTCAGCATGACACGGAAAAGACTAAAAAGAATGAGCTTCCACTGAGCAACGTGGCCGGAATATTCTTTATCCTGGTGGGCGGTTTGATCATAGCTATGTGTGTGGCCTTGTTTGAATTCTGTTACAACTCCAAGAAGGAGGCCAAAAGAGCGAAAACCACTTTGTCGGACGCTATGAAGGGTAAAGCTAGACTGGCTCTATCCGGAGGGCGGGACTTGGACTCGATCCGATTTTACGGAGACTCATCCGCGCTTTAA
- the LOC131893441 gene encoding uncharacterized protein LOC131893441 has protein sequence MYEDFDLENLLMGCDDCDSSSILEMDPMVQVSEDFSKKQLFRHESELKDKKGGYLQGKVAFPRGEGTIMISCAPTSTNESLVDGEPLNFQPNLLLVSKMKRGQKRRRTSNGSAGGHSPDSTEDCETKVLADMWRIQLKQTNSGEIYYGDTLVGSNSILLFDSIIFPVTIMIPLQNGKGSDRVNIKRVLQSIDDSQEFSHRATILEHEFKRSGRFTLHEVRLRFQIKFEDVQRPCVVGYSPIILNQKHSSTGSMEIKMCLPHDPFCNHQDGKMFIMLVTKLDAVDAALVIMDGSGENQRLTELLKQPPKPIIIHHKVLIEVTIPKQIELIKHELTDETSSSSRLHLVLQSRDEKEDIPLTYGKFNSCQTCNDFNKNVVADLLSCRDRICGDGHKQPQLPIGLRLESAQALTPPASPPYELRLGRVGSARQDIQPNANVENEVSWVKAMFPICFVLVVIYLIQKFLPGLMRMETMMA, from the exons ATGTACGAAGACTTCGACTTGGAGAATCTGCTGATGGGTTGTGACGATTGTGACTCTTCGTCCATCCTCGAGATGGACCCCATGGTTCAGGTGTCGGAAGACTTCTCCAAGAAGCAACTCTTTCGGCATGAATCAGAATTGAAAGACAAGAAAGGCGGCTATCTACAAGGTAAAGTCGCTTTCCCGAGGGGTGAAGGCACCATCATGATCAGTTGCGCACCCACCAGCACGAATGAATCGCTCGTGGATGGCGAgcctttgaattttcagcCTAACTTGCTGCTGGTCTCCAAGATGAAGCGAGGCCAGAAACGGCGAAGAACATCTAATGGATCTGCCGGAGGTCATAGTCCGGATTCCACAGAG GACTGCGAGACCAAGGTCTTGGCCGACATGTGGCGAATCCAACTGAAGCAGACCAACTCGGGTGAAATTTATTATGGGGATACCTTGGTGGGAAGTAATTCCATTCTCCTCTTTGATTCGATCATTTTCCCGGTGACCATCATGATTCCACTGCAAAATGGGAAAGGTAGTGATAGGGTCAACATCAAGCGGGTTCTACAAAGCATTGACGATTCGCAAGAATTTAGTCATCGAGCTACAATCCTGGAGCACGAATTTAAACGAAGCGGGAGGTTCACCTTGCACGAAGTGCGCTTACGTTTccagatcaaatttgaagatgtCCAACGTCCATGTGTGGTAGGATACTCGCCGATCATTCTCAACCAAAAGCATTCCTCAACGGGTAGTATGGAgatcaaaatgtgtttgccACACGACCCGTTTTGCAATCATCAGGatggaaaaatgttcatcatGTTAGTCACCAAACTAGATGCCGTGGATGCGGCATTGGTTATCATGGATGGAAGCGGAGAAAATCAACGCTTGACCGAATTGTTGAAACAACCTCCCAAGCCTATTATCATTCATCATAAGGTGTTGATTGAGGTCACTATCCCAAAACAAATCGAATTAATCAAACACGAGCTCACCGATGAAACGTCTTCGTCCTCCCGACTTCATTTGGTTTTACAATCAAGAGACGAAAAAGAGGACATTCCTCTCACATACGGCAAATTCAACTCCTGCCAAACGTGTAACGATTTTAATAAGAACGTAGTGGCTGATCTACTAAGTTGTCGTGACAGAATTTGCGGGGATGGACACAAACAGCCCCAGTTGCCCATTGGTCTCAGATTGGAAAGTGCTCAAGCATTAACGCCTCCGGCAAGCCCTCCTTACGAGCTACGGCTTGGTCGCGTGGGCTCCGCCCGACAAGATATCCAACCCAATGCCAATGTTGAAAACGAAGTGTCTTGGGTGAAGGCCATGTTTCCGATTTGCTTTGTCCTAGTAGTGatttatttgatccaaaaGTTCTTGCCGGGATTGATGAGAATGGAAACGATGATGGCGTGA